In Amycolatopsis sp. EV170708-02-1, the following are encoded in one genomic region:
- a CDS encoding glutaminyl-peptide cyclotransferase, translated as MRTLMTTSLLLAAVLGGCAAAPVSDAAPPAPEKLKVRVLSTLPHDPAAFTQGLEFSGETLYEGTGLVGKSSMLAGPAGAAPTVRQELPGLFGEGITVLGATAWQITWQDGVAIERDAKTLAELRRVTYTGEGWGLCHRDGKLVMSDGSSKLTFRDPVSFAPTGGVDVGRDRLNELECVGDSVYANVWQTDRILRIDAATGRVTGEIDASGLLDQAERGSADVLNGIAAVPGTDEFLITGKLWPRMFRVKFVANP; from the coding sequence GTGCGCACGCTGATGACCACCTCGCTCCTGCTGGCCGCCGTCCTCGGTGGCTGCGCCGCCGCGCCGGTGAGCGACGCCGCGCCGCCCGCGCCGGAGAAACTCAAGGTGCGGGTGCTCTCGACGTTGCCCCACGACCCGGCCGCCTTCACCCAGGGCCTCGAGTTCTCCGGCGAGACGCTGTACGAGGGCACCGGCCTGGTCGGGAAGTCGTCGATGCTGGCCGGGCCCGCGGGCGCGGCGCCGACGGTCCGGCAGGAGCTGCCCGGCCTGTTCGGCGAGGGCATCACCGTGCTCGGGGCGACGGCCTGGCAGATCACGTGGCAGGACGGGGTCGCGATCGAACGCGACGCCAAGACGCTGGCCGAGCTGAGGCGGGTGACGTACACCGGCGAGGGCTGGGGGCTGTGCCATCGCGACGGGAAGCTGGTGATGAGCGACGGCTCGTCGAAGCTGACCTTCCGCGACCCTGTGTCCTTCGCGCCGACAGGCGGCGTCGATGTCGGCCGTGACCGGCTGAACGAGCTCGAATGCGTCGGCGACTCCGTGTACGCCAACGTCTGGCAGACCGACCGGATCCTGCGGATCGACGCCGCGACCGGGCGGGTCACCGGCGAAATCGACGCTTCCGGGCTGCTCGACCAGGCCGAGCGTGGTTCCGCGGACGTCCTCAACGGCATCGCGGCGGTGCCCGGGACCGACGAATTCCTGATCACCGGCAAGCTCTGGCCGAGGATGTTCCGGGTGAAGTTCGTCGCGAACCCCTAG
- a CDS encoding DUF3027 domain-containing protein, with product MTLLLTLDDGSIQRKLAEAVDLARAAVLEDAGAEQVGAHVGVDREDAVSASHLFEATVTGYRGWRWSVTVALAGEDEPITVSEVVLIPGPDARVAPAWVPWDRRVQAGDLGVGDIFPVEKDDPRLAPAYLESDDPAVEAVAKETGLGRVHVLSRHGRLDAAARWHGGEFGPRSDMARSAPDVCGSCGFFVPLAGSLSAAFGACTNDISPADGHVVDVEYGCGAHSEIEVEVTSSVPVAELVYDDSLMDFEPAPEAPAEAPEPEPAEATVVDESEAPVAEAPETAEVQPEVEPEAATVETTETADEAQVEAESASEH from the coding sequence ATGACCCTGCTGTTGACCCTGGACGACGGCTCCATCCAGCGCAAACTCGCCGAGGCGGTCGATCTGGCCCGCGCGGCGGTGCTGGAGGACGCCGGTGCCGAACAGGTCGGCGCGCACGTCGGCGTCGACCGGGAGGACGCGGTCTCCGCGAGCCACCTGTTCGAGGCGACCGTGACGGGGTATCGAGGCTGGCGCTGGTCGGTGACGGTCGCGCTCGCCGGTGAGGACGAGCCGATCACGGTCAGCGAGGTCGTGCTGATCCCGGGCCCGGACGCGCGGGTCGCCCCGGCTTGGGTGCCGTGGGACCGCCGGGTGCAGGCGGGCGACCTCGGCGTCGGCGACATCTTCCCGGTGGAGAAGGACGACCCGCGGCTCGCCCCGGCGTATCTGGAGTCCGACGACCCGGCGGTCGAAGCGGTCGCCAAGGAGACCGGTCTCGGCCGGGTCCACGTGCTGTCCCGGCACGGCAGGCTCGACGCCGCCGCCCGCTGGCACGGCGGCGAGTTCGGCCCGCGGTCGGATATGGCGCGCAGCGCGCCGGACGTCTGCGGGAGCTGCGGGTTCTTCGTGCCGCTCGCCGGGTCGCTCAGCGCGGCCTTCGGCGCGTGCACCAACGACATCTCCCCGGCGGACGGCCACGTCGTCGACGTCGAGTACGGCTGCGGCGCGCATTCCGAGATCGAGGTCGAGGTGACCTCTTCGGTGCCGGTGGCGGAACTGGTCTACGACGACTCTCTGATGGACTTCGAGCCGGCGCCGGAGGCCCCTGCCGAGGCTCCCGAACCCGAGCCCGCCGAAGCCACGGTCGTCGACGAGTCCGAGGCCCCGGTCGCCGAGGCGCCCGAGACCGCCGAGGTCCAGCCGGAGGTCGAGCCCGAGGCCGCCACTGTCGAGACCACCGAGACCGCCGACGAAGCGCAGGTCGAGGCCGAAAGCGCCAGTGAGCACTGA
- a CDS encoding sacsin N-terminal ATP-binding-like domain-containing protein, whose amino-acid sequence MSTDPFGTERLRAAVLRAWADSPTRFTEDTNTENDLRVGGYRDRLFVELAQNAADAALAAGDRGRLRVSVVDGELRFANTGAPLDARGVESLASLRASGKGEETVGRFGVGFAAVLTVSAEPRIVSVTGGVAFSADRTRAEAGRDGDVPVLRLPWPVGHDEPPVPEGFTTEVRLPLREGVDAQALLADLKNDIGDLLLTLPWLESVEVEGGLWRRSDLGDGVVELASPDGSEHWQVHRGEVVWAVPLDGSGSPRPLGEDVLHAPTPTDDELSLPARLIATLPIEPSRRRALPGPELTAALKNAAREYVDLVCSLPGKERLALVPGAGFPRSTVDGTLREAILENLADSPWLPAQAGDDLPGRQARVLSVDVPGLAPLLADLVPGLISLSGVDLRAVGARSLSPAEAIELLTGAQREPSWWRSLYDVLLPALEAHDLTKDDLGALPVPMSDGRTLPGVRDALLVGGSAELLELLSDVDIIGLRLVHPAAAHPLLERLGAKHAEAGDLLEADALSAAVERSVEDVRSGLDGMALAGAVLRLIAEVGDEAPEWAGALALPSEDGWRRADELVLPASPLGDIFDPEVFEEDGALSVLDEEFAEDWPVGTLVAVGVLDSFAVITDDEPLEPEHGLPEEHEWWDSRERPPSRVLAVRDLDLVGDDAWPEALRLLAARPETWRALTEPGGHTGWWLARYALLDGHAPLDWRMPEASALAGLYDVVPDSGLSKEILLAAGVRTELGADAEDVEDLLERLGDPERKVSPGLASRAHAALAEYTVDVPAPDRVRAADGSAVDARDAVVLDVPWFAAVLAPERMVVSASGAAALAELLDLPVASGLDAKVTEDGEYVPWTELSALRLAADQLGVELPEGGVLLHEALTVTFEDAEHEVAWWSDGRLHAADTPEGLGRAFAWATDRWADRHVLTALLDDPSPSSLLN is encoded by the coding sequence GTGAGCACTGACCCGTTCGGCACCGAGCGGCTCCGCGCCGCCGTCCTGCGGGCGTGGGCCGATTCGCCGACGCGGTTCACCGAGGACACGAACACCGAGAACGATCTGCGGGTCGGTGGCTACCGTGACCGGCTGTTCGTCGAGCTGGCGCAGAACGCCGCCGACGCCGCGCTGGCCGCCGGTGACCGCGGCAGGCTCCGGGTGTCCGTTGTGGATGGTGAGCTGAGGTTCGCCAACACGGGGGCGCCCCTGGACGCCCGCGGGGTCGAATCCCTTGCCTCCCTTCGCGCTTCCGGCAAGGGGGAGGAGACCGTCGGCCGGTTCGGCGTCGGGTTCGCCGCCGTGCTCACGGTTTCCGCCGAGCCGAGGATCGTTTCGGTGACCGGCGGGGTCGCGTTCTCCGCGGACCGCACGCGCGCCGAAGCCGGCCGCGACGGCGACGTTCCCGTGCTGCGGCTTCCGTGGCCGGTCGGCCACGACGAGCCTCCCGTGCCCGAGGGTTTCACCACCGAGGTCCGGCTTCCGCTGCGCGAGGGTGTCGACGCCCAGGCCCTGCTGGCGGACCTGAAGAACGACATCGGCGATCTCCTGCTCACCTTGCCCTGGCTGGAGAGCGTGGAGGTCGAAGGCGGTCTCTGGCGCCGCTCCGATCTCGGTGACGGCGTTGTCGAGCTCGCGTCGCCCGACGGTTCCGAGCACTGGCAGGTGCATCGCGGCGAGGTCGTCTGGGCTGTCCCGCTGGACGGATCCGGTTCGCCCCGGCCGCTCGGCGAAGACGTCCTGCACGCGCCGACCCCGACCGACGACGAGCTTTCCCTGCCCGCGAGGCTGATCGCGACGCTCCCGATCGAGCCGTCCCGGCGCCGCGCGCTGCCGGGGCCGGAGCTGACCGCGGCGTTGAAGAACGCCGCGCGGGAATACGTCGATCTCGTCTGTTCCTTGCCCGGCAAGGAACGGCTGGCGCTCGTGCCCGGCGCGGGCTTCCCTCGTTCCACTGTGGACGGAACGCTGCGCGAGGCCATCCTCGAAAACCTCGCCGATTCGCCCTGGCTTCCCGCGCAAGCGGGCGACGACTTGCCGGGGCGTCAGGCGCGTGTCCTGTCGGTGGACGTCCCCGGGCTGGCTCCGTTGCTGGCCGACCTCGTGCCGGGGCTGATCTCACTGTCCGGTGTGGACCTTCGCGCGGTCGGCGCGCGGTCGCTTTCGCCGGCCGAAGCCATCGAGCTGCTGACCGGGGCGCAACGCGAGCCCTCGTGGTGGCGTTCGCTCTACGACGTGCTGCTCCCGGCGCTCGAAGCCCACGACCTCACCAAGGACGATCTCGGCGCGTTGCCGGTGCCGATGTCGGACGGCCGCACCTTGCCCGGCGTCCGCGACGCGTTGCTCGTCGGCGGTTCGGCCGAACTGCTCGAACTTCTGTCCGATGTGGACATCATCGGTTTGCGGCTGGTGCACCCCGCCGCCGCGCATCCGCTGCTGGAACGCTTGGGAGCCAAGCACGCCGAGGCGGGCGATCTGCTGGAAGCCGACGCGCTGAGCGCGGCCGTCGAGCGCAGTGTCGAAGACGTCCGGTCCGGTTTGGACGGTATGGCGCTCGCGGGCGCGGTGCTGCGCCTGATCGCCGAGGTCGGCGACGAAGCCCCGGAATGGGCGGGCGCGCTGGCCCTGCCGAGCGAGGACGGCTGGCGTCGCGCGGACGAGCTCGTCCTCCCGGCGTCGCCGCTGGGCGACATCTTCGACCCCGAGGTGTTCGAAGAAGACGGCGCCTTGTCCGTGCTGGACGAGGAATTCGCCGAAGACTGGCCGGTGGGCACGCTGGTGGCGGTCGGCGTGCTCGATTCGTTCGCGGTCATCACCGACGACGAACCGCTCGAACCCGAACACGGCCTGCCCGAGGAACACGAGTGGTGGGACTCCCGGGAACGGCCGCCGTCGCGGGTGCTCGCCGTGCGCGACCTCGACCTCGTCGGCGACGACGCGTGGCCGGAGGCGCTGCGCCTGCTCGCGGCGCGGCCGGAGACCTGGCGTGCCCTCACCGAACCTGGTGGGCACACCGGCTGGTGGCTGGCGCGCTACGCGTTGCTGGACGGGCACGCGCCGCTCGATTGGCGGATGCCGGAAGCGTCCGCGCTGGCCGGGCTCTACGACGTCGTCCCGGATTCGGGGCTGAGTAAGGAGATCCTGCTCGCCGCCGGGGTCCGGACGGAGCTGGGAGCGGACGCCGAAGACGTCGAGGACCTCCTGGAGCGGCTCGGGGACCCCGAGCGCAAGGTGAGTCCCGGGCTCGCTTCCCGGGCGCACGCGGCGCTCGCCGAGTACACAGTGGACGTTCCCGCGCCGGATCGGGTCCGCGCCGCGGACGGCTCGGCCGTCGACGCTCGCGATGCCGTCGTGCTCGACGTGCCGTGGTTCGCGGCCGTGCTGGCGCCGGAGCGGATGGTCGTCTCGGCGAGCGGCGCCGCCGCGCTGGCGGAACTGCTGGACCTGCCCGTGGCGAGCGGTCTCGACGCCAAGGTCACCGAAGACGGTGAGTACGTGCCGTGGACGGAGCTGTCCGCGCTCCGGCTGGCCGCCGATCAGCTGGGCGTCGAACTGCCCGAGGGCGGTGTGCTGCTGCACGAGGCGCTGACGGTGACCTTCGAGGACGCGGAGCACGAAGTCGCCTGGTGGTCCGACGGCAGGCTGCACGCCGCCGACACCCCGGAAGGCCTCGGCCGGGCCTTCGCCTGGGCCACGGACCGTTGGGCCGACCGCCACGTCCTGACGGCCCTGCTCGACGACCCCTCGCCCTCCTCGCTCCTGAACTGA
- a CDS encoding DUF2530 domain-containing protein, whose translation MRPTPELPKRLTDLTPVVIVGTSLWAVATVVLFFVTDGIWVQTAFSGVVLGFIGLAIIAWQRAAARRGSKSAQRL comes from the coding sequence TTGCGGCCAACGCCGGAGCTGCCGAAGCGGCTGACCGACCTGACGCCGGTCGTGATCGTAGGTACCTCGCTGTGGGCGGTCGCGACCGTGGTCCTGTTCTTTGTGACCGACGGCATCTGGGTGCAGACGGCGTTCTCCGGCGTCGTGCTCGGCTTCATCGGTCTCGCGATCATCGCCTGGCAGCGCGCAGCCGCCCGCCGGGGCTCGAAGAGCGCCCAGCGCCTCTAG
- a CDS encoding NCS2 family permease, whose protein sequence is MAEQRTRSTLDRFFKISERGSTPGREIRGGIVTFFTMAYIVVLNPLILGSFSAEDAGAHKDVLGNILPVPQVAAVTALVAGVLTIIMGLVANYPFAIATGLGINSLIAVTFASQMTWPEAMGLVVIEGLVIVLLVFAGIRTAVFNAVPPPLKSAIAVGIGLFICLIGLVDAGFVRRVPDDAKTTVPVGLGINGSIATWPTLVFVVGLLVTGILVAKRVKGAILIGVLASTVLAIVVEAITKVGPSKGVNPQGWNLGYPALPDQVLGLPDLSLVGDISFGAWTRLPIITVVLLVFTLVLADFFDTMGSMTGLAKEGGLLPADGKLPNVGKALFVDGTAAVAGGFASSSSNTVFVESASGIAEGARTGLANVVTGVLFIAAMFLTPLYQVVPVEAAAPALVVVGALMMSQVKEIDFADFTVALPAFLTIVVMPFTYSIANGIGAGFVSYVVIRAVTGKAKGVHPLMWGIAAMFVAYFAVGPIQAAFS, encoded by the coding sequence ATGGCGGAGCAGCGCACCCGGTCCACACTGGACCGGTTCTTCAAGATCAGCGAGCGCGGCTCGACACCGGGGCGTGAGATCCGCGGCGGGATCGTCACCTTCTTCACGATGGCCTACATCGTGGTGCTGAATCCGCTGATCCTCGGCAGTTTCTCCGCCGAAGACGCGGGCGCGCACAAGGACGTCCTCGGCAACATCCTCCCGGTGCCGCAGGTCGCCGCGGTGACCGCGCTGGTCGCCGGGGTGCTGACGATCATCATGGGCCTGGTCGCGAACTACCCGTTCGCCATCGCCACCGGCCTCGGCATCAACAGCCTGATCGCGGTCACCTTCGCCTCCCAGATGACCTGGCCGGAGGCGATGGGCCTGGTGGTGATCGAGGGTCTGGTCATCGTCCTGCTGGTGTTCGCCGGCATCCGGACGGCGGTGTTCAACGCCGTGCCGCCGCCGCTGAAATCCGCGATCGCGGTCGGCATCGGCCTGTTCATCTGCCTGATCGGCCTGGTCGACGCCGGCTTCGTCCGCCGCGTCCCGGACGACGCGAAGACGACGGTGCCGGTCGGGCTGGGCATCAACGGTTCGATCGCCACGTGGCCGACGCTGGTGTTCGTCGTCGGTCTGCTGGTCACCGGCATCCTGGTGGCGAAGCGGGTCAAGGGCGCGATCCTGATCGGTGTCCTCGCGTCGACCGTGCTGGCGATCGTCGTCGAGGCGATCACCAAGGTCGGCCCGTCGAAGGGCGTGAACCCGCAGGGCTGGAACCTCGGCTACCCGGCGCTGCCGGATCAGGTCCTCGGCCTGCCGGATCTCTCGCTGGTCGGCGACATCTCCTTCGGCGCCTGGACGCGGCTGCCGATCATCACCGTGGTGCTGCTGGTGTTCACCCTGGTGCTGGCGGACTTCTTCGACACCATGGGCTCGATGACCGGCCTGGCGAAGGAAGGCGGCCTGCTCCCGGCGGACGGCAAACTCCCGAACGTCGGCAAGGCCCTGTTCGTCGACGGCACCGCCGCCGTGGCGGGCGGGTTCGCGTCTTCGAGTTCGAACACCGTCTTCGTCGAATCCGCGTCCGGTATCGCCGAGGGCGCCAGGACCGGGCTCGCGAACGTCGTCACCGGCGTGCTCTTCATCGCGGCGATGTTCCTGACCCCGCTCTACCAGGTCGTCCCGGTCGAGGCCGCCGCTCCGGCGCTGGTCGTCGTCGGCGCGCTGATGATGAGCCAGGTCAAGGAGATCGACTTCGCCGACTTCACCGTCGCGCTGCCCGCGTTCCTGACCATCGTGGTCATGCCGTTCACCTACTCGATCGCGAACGGCATCGGCGCCGGCTTCGTCAGCTACGTCGTCATCCGCGCGGTCACCGGGAAGGCCAAGGGCGTGCACCCGCTGATGTGGGGTATCGCGGCCATGTTCGTGGCCTATTTCGCGGTCGGCCCGATCCAGGCCGCGTTCAGCTGA
- a CDS encoding MarR family winged helix-turn-helix transcriptional regulator, producing the protein MSGDTHERSLASRLRLAVVRLNRRLRAQRAGDGISLTQVSALSTLHKCGALTPGQLAAKEGVQPPSMTRVIAALEEMGYVERRPHPTDGRQAIVELSDRGRAYVIEQITAREIWLDKQLAELSAEEREVLSRASEIIDRMAGN; encoded by the coding sequence ATGTCCGGAGACACGCACGAGCGCTCACTGGCGAGCCGCCTGCGTCTCGCGGTGGTGCGGCTCAATCGACGGCTACGGGCCCAGCGTGCCGGCGACGGCATCTCGCTGACCCAGGTTTCCGCGTTGTCGACGTTGCACAAATGCGGTGCGCTGACCCCCGGCCAGCTCGCCGCGAAGGAAGGCGTCCAGCCGCCTTCGATGACGAGGGTGATCGCCGCGCTCGAGGAGATGGGTTACGTCGAGCGCAGGCCGCATCCGACGGACGGCCGCCAGGCCATCGTCGAACTGTCCGACCGCGGCCGGGCCTACGTGATAGAGCAGATCACCGCACGGGAGATCTGGCTGGACAAGCAATTGGCGGAGTTGAGCGCCGAAGAACGTGAAGTGCTCTCTCGCGCCTCCGAGATCATCGACAGGATGGCGGGGAACTAA
- a CDS encoding MFS transporter codes for MFSSLKVRNYRLFFTGQVISNIGTWMQRIAQDWLVFTLSGNDPIALGIAVALQFAPTLFLSLWAGVLADRVDKRRLLIGIQIAVLAQAVILGALDLGGIAALWHVYLLCFTLGVTASLEVPARQSFVAEMVGRDKVTNAVALNSSIFNMARIIGPAIAGFAITWVGTGWLFMANAVSTGAVIAALVLMNPDKLFRGPAIPREKGQLVEGLRYVRRRSDLMTVMVLVFFVSTFGITYFTSLPIVAANVFHTNADGYGLLSTLVAVGTFTGALMSARRNTRGGPRVRLLLISAFLLGAFEVITAFMPTYLTFGLALIPLGFATITFLNTANALVQTAVSPEMRGRVMGLYVLVLIGGNPIGGPMTGWMADAFGGRSPFYIGGAISAVAAVVCAVVLIRRGGVSLPVRRFGNGLRVLKRERV; via the coding sequence ATGTTCTCCTCGTTGAAGGTGCGCAACTACCGGCTCTTCTTCACCGGCCAGGTCATCTCGAACATCGGCACCTGGATGCAGCGCATCGCGCAGGACTGGCTGGTGTTCACCCTCAGCGGCAACGACCCGATCGCGCTCGGCATCGCGGTCGCGCTGCAGTTCGCGCCGACGCTGTTCCTCTCGCTGTGGGCGGGCGTGCTGGCCGACCGCGTCGACAAACGGCGGCTGCTGATCGGGATCCAGATCGCCGTGCTGGCGCAGGCGGTGATCCTCGGCGCGCTCGATCTCGGCGGGATCGCGGCCCTCTGGCACGTGTACCTGCTTTGCTTCACCCTCGGCGTGACGGCCTCGCTGGAGGTGCCCGCGCGGCAGTCGTTCGTCGCCGAGATGGTCGGCCGGGACAAGGTCACCAACGCCGTCGCGCTCAACTCGTCGATCTTCAACATGGCCCGCATCATCGGCCCGGCCATCGCGGGTTTCGCGATCACCTGGGTCGGCACCGGCTGGCTGTTCATGGCGAACGCGGTGAGCACGGGCGCCGTCATTGCCGCGCTGGTGCTGATGAACCCGGACAAGCTCTTCCGCGGCCCCGCCATCCCGCGTGAGAAGGGGCAGCTCGTCGAGGGGCTGCGGTACGTCCGGCGGCGCAGTGACCTGATGACCGTGATGGTGCTGGTGTTCTTCGTGAGCACGTTCGGCATCACGTACTTCACGTCGCTGCCGATCGTCGCCGCGAACGTCTTCCACACCAACGCCGACGGCTACGGCCTGCTGTCGACGCTGGTCGCCGTCGGCACCTTCACCGGCGCGCTGATGTCGGCCCGCCGCAACACCCGCGGCGGTCCGCGCGTGCGGCTGCTGCTGATCTCGGCGTTCCTGCTCGGCGCGTTCGAGGTGATCACCGCGTTCATGCCGACGTACCTGACCTTCGGCCTCGCGCTGATCCCGCTCGGCTTCGCCACGATCACCTTCCTCAACACGGCGAACGCGCTCGTGCAGACCGCGGTCAGCCCGGAGATGCGTGGCCGCGTGATGGGCCTGTACGTGCTGGTGCTGATCGGCGGCAACCCCATCGGCGGCCCGATGACCGGCTGGATGGCCGACGCTTTCGGCGGCCGGTCGCCGTTCTACATCGGTGGCGCGATCTCGGCGGTCGCCGCGGTGGTGTGCGCCGTCGTGCTGATCCGGCGCGGCGGGGTGAGCCTGCCGGTGCGGCGGTTCGGGAACGGCCTGCGGGTGCTGAAGCGGGAACGGGTGTGA